In Paenibacillus sp. 1781tsa1, one DNA window encodes the following:
- a CDS encoding PLP-dependent aminotransferase family protein — MQSERNETKTRQVYSWIRDRIMQGIYKAGTSLPSTRELAKELGVSRALIIEVYEQLTAEGFLEGKQGSGTYVRDIGSSATLHLQPEERIDMDEDVSPAGGSRLSYIDFRPSFPSLEHVPLQKWKRVALDVYHNFPPSILGYQEDMAGDMELRQAIGDHLLHIKGLHCLPSQIIVTAGATQAFSILGKLLLTAGETIAMEDPTATFIHNIFAETSARIVPVSVDCDGLCVEQLPTDVKPKCIFVTPSHQFPFGSILSISRRLQLLDYARSTGAYIIEDDYDSEFRYGGMPVHALRELDTERVIYVGTFSKNMFPALRLGYIVAPQELVESIVQLKRMADMQCPALSQLTLARFMNEGHLKRHILRMKRIYHKRRTHLLHALRDTFGENVQISGDAAGLHLIATWPGRHADLLTAMELEEHRIKIYPAERYTIRKDQHNDSLIMGFGNVNEAQISEGIQTLAQFI, encoded by the coding sequence ATGCAGTCCGAACGGAATGAAACGAAAACCAGACAGGTATACTCGTGGATTAGAGATCGAATTATGCAAGGCATTTACAAAGCAGGAACCTCCCTCCCCTCCACTAGGGAATTGGCCAAAGAACTTGGGGTTTCACGCGCCCTTATTATAGAGGTGTATGAACAGCTAACTGCTGAAGGATTTCTGGAAGGTAAACAAGGTTCAGGGACCTATGTAAGAGATATTGGATCAAGCGCAACGTTGCATCTACAGCCTGAAGAAAGGATCGACATGGATGAGGATGTCTCTCCAGCCGGTGGGAGTCGTTTATCCTATATCGATTTTCGTCCCAGCTTTCCTTCTCTTGAGCATGTTCCTCTCCAGAAGTGGAAAAGAGTTGCACTCGATGTGTACCATAATTTCCCTCCTTCTATACTCGGATATCAGGAGGATATGGCTGGTGATATGGAGCTTCGACAAGCAATTGGTGATCATCTTCTCCATATCAAGGGCCTTCACTGCCTGCCTTCGCAAATTATCGTTACGGCTGGAGCAACCCAGGCTTTTTCGATACTCGGCAAGCTTTTATTGACAGCTGGTGAAACGATTGCAATGGAAGACCCAACGGCAACATTTATTCATAATATCTTCGCTGAAACGAGCGCCCGGATTGTGCCTGTGTCCGTAGATTGCGATGGTCTATGTGTAGAGCAGCTGCCAACCGATGTGAAGCCCAAATGTATTTTTGTAACGCCGTCTCATCAATTTCCGTTTGGGAGTATTCTATCAATTAGCAGACGCCTCCAATTACTTGACTACGCTCGAAGCACAGGCGCCTACATTATAGAGGATGATTACGACAGTGAGTTTCGTTACGGGGGAATGCCTGTTCATGCCTTACGAGAGCTTGATACAGAGAGGGTAATCTATGTAGGAACATTTAGTAAAAATATGTTCCCTGCATTAAGGCTCGGTTATATTGTAGCCCCACAAGAGTTGGTAGAATCAATCGTACAGCTCAAACGTATGGCCGATATGCAGTGTCCTGCCTTATCACAATTAACATTGGCCCGCTTTATGAACGAAGGACACCTGAAACGTCATATTTTGCGAATGAAACGAATCTATCATAAACGAAGAACTCACCTGCTTCATGCGTTAAGGGATACATTTGGAGAGAACGTGCAAATATCGGGTGATGCTGCGGGTTTGCATCTTATCGCAACTTGGCCAGGACGACATGCCGATCTTTTGACTGCAATGGAACTGGAGGAACATCGTATCAAGATCTACCCAGCCGAGCGATATACCATTCGCAAAGATCAGCATAATGATAGTCTGATCATGGGGTTTGGCAATGTGAACGAGGCCCAGATTTCGGAAGGGATTCAAACGCTTGCGCAATTTATATAA
- a CDS encoding CynX/NimT family MFS transporter, with translation MDKGYELNRWLCVTALFMASLNLRPVVSSIAPVLGSIQHDLGLSGAVSSLLVSIPVLCMGILAPFSVKSSERLGIERVITLSLILIGGSSLLHVFIHSASWLVFTTLLSGIGIAMMGPLLSGFIKKHMADRAPSMIAIYSMALALGAALGSSLTSPLYGRFHSWQMSLSFWAIPVVLALPLWLNMLKQLPSRSKLSSTVSFGKSVERPWHKRKAWILSVQFGMLSIVFYSLLAWLPLILLGAGATKLHAGLMVTMFALIQVPSGIVVQQLLKKHRSRRNWLIISSMMQAAGLLLIFFSTYLWFAVFICGLGSGMLFALLNLLPVEMTSSSEEATSWAAMTQCIGFLIGASGPLLMGYLHDRMGHFNEGILVMVFISVAMGILSLTMGSKKET, from the coding sequence ATGGACAAAGGTTATGAATTGAATCGTTGGCTGTGTGTTACAGCACTTTTTATGGCATCACTCAATCTTAGACCTGTTGTTTCATCTATTGCACCTGTCTTGGGAAGCATTCAACATGACCTTGGCCTAAGTGGTGCTGTATCCAGCTTGCTCGTTTCTATTCCGGTGTTATGTATGGGAATACTTGCTCCGTTCTCTGTAAAATCGAGTGAAAGATTGGGGATTGAGCGAGTGATCACCTTATCCTTGATCCTAATCGGAGGGAGTTCACTTTTACACGTGTTTATCCATTCCGCCTCATGGTTAGTTTTCACTACATTATTATCTGGTATAGGCATTGCGATGATGGGACCTTTGTTATCCGGTTTTATTAAAAAGCACATGGCTGATCGAGCGCCTTCCATGATTGCAATCTACTCTATGGCTTTAGCATTGGGAGCGGCCCTTGGTTCAAGCCTTACTTCACCCCTGTACGGAAGGTTTCATTCATGGCAAATGTCATTATCATTCTGGGCAATACCTGTCGTTCTGGCTTTGCCACTATGGTTGAATATGCTGAAACAGTTACCTTCGAGATCTAAGTTAAGTTCGACCGTTTCCTTCGGAAAATCGGTTGAACGACCTTGGCATAAGAGAAAAGCATGGATTTTGTCTGTACAATTCGGAATGTTATCCATTGTATTCTATTCACTTTTAGCTTGGCTTCCCTTAATTCTTCTTGGGGCAGGGGCAACCAAACTTCACGCTGGGCTTATGGTTACCATGTTCGCATTGATACAGGTTCCGAGTGGTATCGTTGTGCAGCAGCTTCTTAAAAAGCATCGTTCAAGACGAAACTGGCTCATTATATCATCCATGATGCAAGCTGCCGGTCTGTTACTTATCTTCTTTTCCACTTATCTATGGTTTGCTGTATTCATTTGCGGTTTAGGGTCGGGTATGTTGTTTGCACTGCTCAATTTGCTTCCAGTTGAGATGACTTCTTCTTCTGAAGAAGCTACCTCTTGGGCGGCTATGACGCAATGCATAGGATTTCTGATTGGAGCGTCTGGGCCATTGTTGATGGGTTATCTGCATGATCGTATGGGTCATTTTAATGAAGGAATATTGGTCATGGTATTCATCTCTGTAGCAATGGGAATTCTATCCCTAACTATGGGATCTAAAAAGGAAACGTAA
- a CDS encoding NAD(P)-dependent oxidoreductase: MRIFIAGASGVIGRLLLPQLVQAGHEVIGMTRKEEQRQAIEQIGAKAILADVFDREQMVDILTKIKPDVVIHQLTSLSQGSSAENARIRIEGTRNLVDAAKQAGVQKIIAQSISWAYEPGTTPATEETPLDIYAPMPRNTTINGVVALEEAVKEISEYVVLRYGTLYGPATWYDKAGATAEKVRNQEIKATDGVSSFVHVQDAANAALLALDWPTGTYNIVDDEPSKGTEWLPVYADALHASIPEIQSGSSPWERGASNSKAKTDCGWELQYPTWRTAFSEILR; this comes from the coding sequence ATGAGAATTTTCATTGCTGGTGCAAGTGGTGTTATTGGGAGATTGTTGCTTCCGCAACTCGTACAGGCTGGACACGAAGTCATTGGCATGACTCGGAAAGAAGAGCAGAGACAGGCCATTGAACAAATAGGAGCAAAGGCCATTCTTGCAGATGTGTTTGATCGAGAGCAGATGGTGGATATTCTAACGAAAATTAAACCTGATGTTGTGATTCATCAATTAACCTCATTAAGTCAAGGCAGCTCAGCAGAAAATGCACGCATACGCATTGAAGGAACCCGGAACCTGGTAGATGCAGCAAAACAGGCAGGGGTACAAAAAATAATCGCCCAGAGTATTTCATGGGCCTATGAACCTGGCACAACTCCTGCGACGGAAGAAACTCCATTGGACATATACGCTCCTATGCCTAGAAATACGACAATTAACGGGGTAGTCGCCCTGGAAGAAGCAGTAAAAGAAATTTCAGAATATGTAGTTTTGCGATACGGTACTTTGTATGGACCAGCAACTTGGTATGATAAGGCTGGGGCTACGGCTGAAAAAGTAAGAAATCAGGAGATAAAGGCAACAGACGGCGTTTCTTCTTTTGTCCATGTGCAAGATGCCGCGAATGCTGCTTTGCTGGCACTGGATTGGCCGACAGGTACGTATAATATCGTAGATGATGAACCTTCAAAAGGTACAGAGTGGCTACCCGTATATGCAGATGCATTACACGCATCCATACCAGAAATTCAATCCGGTTCGAGTCCCTGGGAGAGAGGTGCTTCGAACAGCAAAGCCAAAACCGACTGTGGTTGGGAACTTCAGTATCCCACCTGGAGAACAGCATTTTCCGAAATTTTACGTTAA
- a CDS encoding TetR/AcrR family transcriptional regulator — MNKKTDLRILRSKLSIKKAFIELLNEKGYEGITIQDIADKAMINRNTFYLHYQNKPDLLNVSMDELLEELNNTLKLCSSSKSPISGTMLEQLMQTILVKIKDNIPFYKALLLDENRIYGFQSKMEEIIKNTVEDGLDDIPLKISKELLLQYIASTFMGIVIWWVKNDFSYTPNELASQFGKILTHGHLKAAGISIDD; from the coding sequence ATGAACAAAAAAACCGATTTGCGTATCCTTCGCTCCAAACTTTCGATAAAAAAAGCGTTTATAGAACTTCTTAATGAAAAGGGATATGAAGGGATTACGATCCAAGATATAGCTGATAAAGCGATGATTAACCGAAATACATTTTACCTTCATTATCAGAACAAACCCGATTTGTTAAATGTATCTATGGACGAATTATTAGAGGAATTAAATAATACACTCAAGCTTTGTTCAAGCAGCAAGTCTCCTATAAGTGGCACTATGCTTGAACAACTCATGCAAACCATACTGGTGAAAATTAAGGACAATATTCCCTTTTACAAAGCATTGTTACTTGATGAGAATAGAATCTATGGTTTTCAATCAAAAATGGAGGAGATTATAAAAAACACAGTGGAAGATGGCTTGGATGATATTCCCCTGAAGATTTCAAAGGAATTATTACTTCAATATATCGCATCTACTTTTATGGGCATTGTAATATGGTGGGTTAAAAATGATTTTTCGTATACTCCAAATGAACTCGCTTCTCAATTCGGAAAAATCCTAACTCATGGACACTTAAAAGCCGCAGGTATTTCAATCGATGATTAA
- a CDS encoding SDR family oxidoreductase gives MKTIAVVGAGAGLGMSIAKKFGQNGFRVALIARNEEKLNQLVIELEQLGIEAASFQADILNKEQIEMAFAAVKEKYGFIDVLEYSPTPSIDTVAPALEVTEENALYQFQYNVLGALSSVKQVLPDMLDKQSGALLFTTGGAAIHPVPKMGNVGIAISGLRNYIFNLNSELADKGVYAGHLSIGIWMQPNSGVQDKIADIWYDMYTKRDRVEEFITEDKV, from the coding sequence ATGAAAACGATAGCGGTTGTTGGAGCAGGAGCAGGATTAGGGATGTCCATTGCAAAGAAATTCGGACAAAATGGCTTTCGCGTAGCACTTATTGCACGAAATGAAGAAAAGTTGAACCAACTGGTTATTGAATTAGAACAATTGGGAATCGAAGCTGCTTCATTTCAAGCGGACATATTAAACAAAGAACAAATTGAGATGGCATTTGCTGCTGTTAAAGAGAAGTACGGATTTATTGATGTTCTTGAATATAGTCCAACGCCGAGCATTGACACAGTAGCACCAGCATTAGAGGTAACTGAAGAAAACGCGTTATACCAATTTCAATATAATGTTTTAGGTGCTTTATCGAGTGTTAAACAAGTGCTTCCGGATATGTTGGATAAGCAGAGTGGTGCCCTATTATTTACGACTGGAGGCGCTGCAATTCACCCGGTACCGAAGATGGGCAATGTCGGAATTGCAATCTCAGGACTTCGCAATTATATTTTTAACTTGAACAGCGAACTTGCTGACAAAGGAGTTTATGCAGGTCACCTTTCGATCGGAATCTGGATGCAGCCGAATTCAGGAGTTCAGGATAAAATCGCTGATATTTGGTACGACATGTACACCAAAAGAGACAGAGTAGAAGAGTTTATAACTGAAGATAAAGTGTGA
- a CDS encoding NAD(P)H-binding protein has translation MNITIFGASGTIGQLVTQLALDYGDFVTAYVRTPKKMSLKHPNLSLVQGELSNTSTIEKAIAESDVVISTLGPASDMSRKLKGTPIADGHELMIRAMKKLNKKRFITLATPALQSDDDKKNMSTILPGILAKVLLPNGYAEMKKMEGMIKESNLDWTVVRIINPNVKYKGQSYDYSFGDKSAKLSVSRENVAEFIYSATRDNHLIRKMPIIYNK, from the coding sequence ATGAATATCACCATTTTTGGTGCAAGTGGCACAATCGGACAGCTTGTAACACAATTAGCTTTAGATTACGGAGATTTCGTTACAGCATACGTTAGAACCCCCAAAAAAATGAGCCTCAAACATCCAAATTTGAGCCTTGTACAAGGGGAGCTTTCGAATACTTCAACCATCGAGAAGGCCATTGCCGAATCCGATGTCGTAATCAGTACATTGGGGCCAGCATCCGATATGTCCCGAAAGCTTAAAGGCACGCCGATTGCTGACGGACACGAACTGATGATTAGGGCTATGAAGAAACTTAACAAAAAAAGGTTCATTACACTTGCGACGCCAGCTTTGCAATCAGATGACGATAAGAAAAACATGTCCACGATACTTCCAGGTATATTAGCCAAAGTTCTCCTTCCAAACGGTTATGCAGAAATGAAGAAAATGGAAGGAATGATTAAGGAATCGAATCTGGATTGGACAGTCGTTCGAATTATTAACCCCAATGTTAAATACAAAGGGCAGTCTTATGACTATTCATTCGGAGATAAATCGGCTAAATTATCTGTTTCCAGAGAAAATGTTGCCGAATTCATATACTCTGCCACTCGTGACAACCATTTGATTAGAAAAATGCCTATTATTTATAACAAATAA
- a CDS encoding DsbA family oxidoreductase, which yields MKIEIWSDYVCPFCYIGKRRLESALEQFAPSNEVVIEYKSFELNPQTSMYSGKSMHQILSEKHGMSIEQAKKAHAELEQQAAKMGLVYNIDQIKPTNTFDAHRLTQFAKSVGKDQELAEKLFYSYYTDTTLISDHNTLVDIAESVGMNRDESMAILHDPSKYASEVRSDESTAKQLGITGAPFFVIDRKYAISGAQPTEVFLKALSQASQ from the coding sequence ATGAAAATCGAGATATGGTCGGACTATGTTTGTCCATTTTGTTATATTGGGAAACGACGATTAGAATCTGCACTGGAGCAATTCGCTCCTTCGAATGAAGTGGTTATTGAATATAAAAGCTTTGAACTTAATCCGCAAACATCCATGTACTCAGGCAAAAGTATGCATCAGATACTTTCTGAAAAACATGGTATGAGTATCGAGCAAGCGAAAAAGGCACATGCTGAACTTGAACAACAAGCAGCAAAGATGGGTCTCGTGTATAATATCGACCAAATAAAGCCCACCAATACGTTTGATGCACATCGTTTAACCCAGTTTGCCAAATCTGTGGGTAAAGATCAGGAATTAGCAGAGAAGCTGTTCTATTCTTATTACACGGACACTACGCTAATTAGCGATCATAATACTTTAGTAGATATTGCAGAATCAGTTGGAATGAACAGAGACGAGTCAATGGCAATTCTCCATGATCCCTCCAAATATGCTAGCGAAGTGCGTTCAGATGAATCTACAGCAAAACAATTAGGGATTACAGGAGCACCTTTCTTTGTCATTGATAGAAAATACGCGATATCCGGCGCACAACCAACAGAGGTATTTTTAAAAGCTCTTAGCCAAGCATCTCAATAA
- a CDS encoding tetratricopeptide repeat protein: MSKDWPHEWIKKIRSRPARHGLSKRMRQVDLARRIGVDPRTVQQWENGDRLPSVGSLKGMIQAFCEEGLLLEADPRQEAEDLWDTVKRFSEARSATSREFPDFDAAWFDTLVTLEGITPKPTIITPRASIAATQQLPKLPTLFVGRSLAMADLEERLNTHSLVSVVGPGGIGKTSLAIQVASTLGGMYPQGIWMFEFGSIKEPQDLGQLLLSTLRLQNQAQRTDLQTILEALSDQKMLFIFDNCEHVIDASASLVESLLAFAPGLTILTTSREPLNIPGELVYRLPPLSFPADEQVLEEIPEQEIIAFESVQLFLERAHSTAPQFRPTLPNLRLVGAICKKLEGIPLAIELAVARMNMLTLEQIKERLGNLLTLLTAGKRTAATRQQTLKSTINWSYELLTGKERLLLRRLSVFAGGFTLEAVEEICICEPGMSEQQDRIAREDVLDLLSGLVNKSLVSIEISEDYRFLRYFILEAIKEYAGEKLQNETDKRKSHQLSERHVRYYSQCLVRAEPKFRTREREACIDEVRREYANLRSALEWSYSNPHAHSFGLHMVSNLYWFWLHEGRLKEGMFWLDRFLDKETHEGQPGTDSAKALHGSGVIQFIRGDVEGAMNSAIRSLELARDLGESSLLASSLRLLAFLHIKQKRLEEAEPLVQMSVDIARTTGDLWNLASSLHAYGKLRLGQNNYLEASKLLNESVHFFEAVQDQWEVSGPYESLGYSALKLEQIAASIEYFKKCITASQIYRGSWVLSRGIEGLAIALCAKKAFTEAAILLGAAEKGRQNSGGEDMPNFPAEHKEVIFDLQHVFTEQELQELWSKGKSMTRSQVLAYSLEI, translated from the coding sequence TTGTCAAAAGATTGGCCTCATGAATGGATCAAAAAAATTCGTTCAAGACCTGCCAGGCACGGCTTATCCAAGCGGATGCGGCAAGTGGACTTGGCACGGCGGATCGGCGTTGATCCGCGAACCGTGCAGCAATGGGAGAATGGAGACCGGCTCCCAAGTGTGGGCAGTCTCAAAGGAATGATCCAAGCGTTTTGCGAAGAAGGACTTCTCTTGGAAGCAGATCCGCGTCAAGAGGCGGAGGATCTCTGGGATACTGTAAAGCGCTTCTCGGAAGCACGATCAGCGACCTCGCGGGAGTTTCCGGATTTCGACGCTGCCTGGTTCGACACATTGGTTACTCTGGAAGGGATAACACCGAAACCAACAATTATCACACCGCGTGCTTCAATCGCGGCAACACAACAACTGCCAAAGCTCCCTACACTCTTCGTTGGACGAAGTCTGGCCATGGCTGACTTGGAGGAACGGCTGAATACTCACTCCTTGGTCTCTGTCGTGGGTCCCGGGGGAATAGGCAAGACGTCTCTTGCTATTCAGGTGGCTTCAACGCTTGGGGGAATGTACCCGCAAGGGATATGGATGTTTGAATTCGGCTCTATCAAAGAACCGCAAGACTTGGGCCAGTTGCTACTGTCCACCCTAAGGCTGCAGAACCAAGCACAACGAACCGACCTTCAAACGATACTGGAGGCCTTGTCCGACCAGAAAATGCTCTTTATTTTTGATAACTGCGAACATGTCATTGACGCAAGTGCGTCTTTGGTTGAATCACTTCTTGCATTCGCGCCTGGGCTGACAATCCTCACCACCAGCCGGGAACCGCTCAATATCCCTGGGGAACTTGTCTACCGGCTTCCTCCGTTATCTTTTCCTGCGGATGAGCAAGTACTAGAGGAAATACCTGAACAAGAGATTATAGCCTTTGAATCCGTGCAGCTGTTTTTGGAGCGGGCGCATAGTACTGCGCCCCAGTTTCGGCCCACGTTGCCCAATCTTAGGCTTGTTGGCGCTATTTGCAAGAAGCTGGAGGGAATCCCGTTAGCCATTGAGTTAGCGGTTGCCCGAATGAACATGCTGACACTGGAACAAATCAAGGAACGTCTGGGAAATCTGTTGACTTTGCTGACAGCAGGCAAACGAACGGCTGCGACCCGGCAGCAAACGCTCAAATCCACAATAAATTGGAGTTATGAATTGCTGACTGGCAAGGAACGTCTGCTGTTGAGGCGTCTTAGCGTATTTGCGGGAGGGTTTACTTTGGAGGCGGTGGAAGAGATCTGCATCTGTGAGCCTGGAATGTCAGAGCAGCAAGATCGCATCGCCCGCGAAGACGTGCTCGACCTGTTATCCGGCCTGGTCAACAAGTCTCTCGTATCTATTGAGATCAGCGAGGATTACCGCTTCCTCCGCTATTTCATACTGGAAGCTATCAAGGAATACGCAGGCGAGAAGCTGCAGAACGAAACTGACAAACGTAAGAGCCACCAGCTTTCTGAACGCCATGTTCGTTATTACAGTCAATGTTTGGTCCGTGCGGAGCCCAAGTTCAGGACTCGTGAACGCGAAGCGTGTATTGATGAAGTACGGCGGGAATACGCGAATCTTCGTTCTGCCCTGGAATGGTCATACTCCAATCCGCATGCCCATTCATTCGGGCTTCACATGGTCTCGAACCTCTATTGGTTTTGGCTGCACGAAGGCAGGCTGAAGGAAGGAATGTTCTGGCTGGATCGCTTTCTGGATAAAGAAACACACGAAGGACAGCCTGGCACCGATTCCGCAAAGGCCTTACATGGAAGTGGTGTCATTCAATTTATCCGTGGAGATGTTGAAGGTGCCATGAATTCGGCGATCAGAAGCCTTGAACTCGCTCGCGATTTGGGAGAAAGCTCTCTCCTTGCCTCCTCCCTTCGGCTGCTCGCGTTTCTTCACATCAAACAGAAACGCCTTGAGGAGGCCGAGCCATTGGTACAGATGAGCGTTGATATTGCTAGAACCACGGGCGATTTGTGGAATTTAGCTTCCTCATTGCATGCTTACGGGAAGCTTCGATTAGGGCAGAATAATTATCTTGAAGCGTCTAAGCTCCTGAATGAGAGTGTACATTTCTTCGAAGCCGTCCAGGATCAATGGGAAGTATCGGGTCCGTACGAAAGTCTGGGGTATTCCGCCCTGAAGCTTGAGCAGATTGCGGCTTCTATTGAATATTTTAAAAAGTGCATCACCGCAAGCCAGATCTACAGAGGTTCTTGGGTTCTATCGCGCGGAATTGAAGGATTAGCCATTGCGTTGTGTGCTAAGAAAGCCTTCACCGAAGCTGCGATCCTTCTCGGAGCTGCTGAGAAAGGCCGCCAAAACTCTGGCGGGGAGGACATGCCCAATTTTCCCGCAGAGCATAAAGAGGTTATTTTTGATCTTCAGCATGTTTTTACTGAGCAGGAATTGCAGGAATTGTGGAGTAAAGGTAAATCCATGACACGATCACAAGTGCTTGCGTATTCACTGGAAATTTAG
- a CDS encoding tautomerase family protein, with the protein MPLTRITTLKGRSSEEKALIGEVILQTIVDKMHVPQNDRFLIIEELDRENFSFDPNCLDIDRSDGFLIVQITLNAGRSAEVKKEFYEALVQQLHQQCDIRMEDVFINLVEVTKENWSYGNGIAPFIV; encoded by the coding sequence ATGCCATTGACTCGCATTACCACATTGAAAGGTCGCTCCAGCGAAGAGAAAGCCCTTATTGGCGAGGTCATCTTGCAGACGATTGTAGACAAGATGCACGTCCCCCAGAACGATCGCTTTCTGATTATAGAAGAACTTGACCGTGAGAATTTCAGCTTTGATCCGAATTGCCTGGACATTGATAGAAGTGACGGTTTTCTAATCGTACAGATCACTCTAAATGCCGGCCGGTCAGCCGAAGTAAAGAAAGAGTTCTATGAGGCTTTAGTCCAGCAGCTGCATCAGCAGTGCGACATTAGAATGGAAGATGTGTTCATCAATCTGGTTGAGGTCACCAAAGAAAACTGGTCTTACGGTAACGGCATCGCTCCGTTCATCGTGTAA
- a CDS encoding FMN-dependent NADH-azoreductase produces MATLLYITAHPGNLKVSYSLSVGEQFVQAYKESNPGDEVVHVDLYQRDIPHIDVDVWEAWGILQNGGSFDQLTAAQQQKLALLNTLLDEFVAADKYVFVTPMWNFSYPPVMKAYIDSFCVRAKTFKYTENGPVGLLENKKAFHIQATGGIYSEGPVADRENSSRHLKTVLNFVGITNFDNLFIEGVSTAGDRAAQIKADAIEKARIAAKNF; encoded by the coding sequence ATGGCAACTTTACTTTATATTACTGCCCATCCCGGCAACCTTAAAGTATCTTACAGCCTTTCCGTCGGAGAGCAATTCGTACAAGCTTACAAAGAGAGTAATCCAGGAGATGAAGTAGTCCATGTAGACTTGTATCAACGCGATATTCCCCACATTGACGTTGACGTATGGGAAGCATGGGGAATCCTTCAGAATGGTGGTTCGTTCGATCAATTGACTGCCGCACAACAACAAAAATTGGCTCTGCTGAATACATTACTTGATGAATTCGTTGCTGCAGACAAGTATGTGTTCGTAACACCTATGTGGAACTTCTCCTACCCTCCGGTAATGAAGGCATACATTGATTCCTTCTGCGTCAGAGCTAAAACCTTCAAATACACAGAGAACGGCCCCGTTGGCCTGCTTGAAAACAAAAAAGCCTTCCATATTCAAGCTACCGGCGGCATTTACTCGGAAGGACCTGTGGCGGATCGGGAGAACAGCAGCCGTCATTTGAAAACCGTCCTGAACTTCGTAGGCATTACCAACTTTGATAATCTATTTATAGAAGGTGTATCCACTGCAGGAGATCGCGCTGCACAAATCAAAGCGGATGCGATTGAGAAAGCACGCATAGCCGCCAAAAACTTTTAA
- a CDS encoding metal-dependent hydrolase: protein MKVSYHGHSVVKIETNGTTILIDPFITGNASTDLDATSIQADVILLTHGHGDHVGDTVDIAKRNNALVVASAELADVLGWEGVRTHAMSIGGAYTFDFGKVKLTQAFHSSSYINPETRTIIYTGMPTGILFAAEGKTIYHAGDTGLFYDMKVIGERNDIDLAFIPIGDNHTMGPEDAAIATDWLQAKQVVPIHFNTFPFIQQDPQYFASLLKEGVGVVLKPGETINLSS from the coding sequence ATGAAAGTATCCTATCATGGACATTCTGTTGTGAAAATCGAAACAAACGGCACTACCATCCTGATTGATCCCTTTATTACAGGCAACGCAAGTACCGATCTGGACGCGACCAGCATACAAGCAGACGTAATCCTGTTGACTCACGGTCACGGGGATCATGTTGGAGATACGGTAGACATCGCGAAACGAAACAACGCATTGGTCGTTGCCTCGGCAGAGCTGGCAGATGTGCTCGGATGGGAAGGGGTGAGAACCCATGCCATGAGTATTGGCGGGGCGTACACCTTCGACTTTGGAAAAGTGAAGCTGACTCAGGCTTTCCATAGCTCTAGTTATATTAACCCGGAGACCCGAACCATCATCTACACGGGAATGCCTACCGGAATTCTGTTCGCAGCCGAAGGCAAAACGATATACCATGCAGGTGACACGGGCCTTTTCTACGACATGAAAGTGATTGGGGAACGCAACGACATTGATCTGGCTTTTATCCCGATTGGAGACAACCATACGATGGGACCGGAAGACGCCGCCATAGCCACAGATTGGCTTCAAGCCAAACAAGTTGTGCCGATCCACTTCAACACGTTCCCGTTCATTCAACAAGACCCGCAGTACTTCGCCTCGCTCCTCAAGGAAGGAGTAGGGGTCGTCCTTAAACCCGGAGAAACCATCAACCTATCATCCTGA